One genomic region from SAR202 cluster bacterium encodes:
- a CDS encoding D-tyrosyl-tRNA(Tyr) deacylase — translation MKLVIQRVTKASVIINKQVHNSINSGLLVLCGIQADDDNNDIDYLVNKLTNLRIFSDNNNDFNNSILDINGEILLISQFTLMANTRKGRRPSWDMAANSDIAKPIYDLLLDNLLNQGVIVKDGVFGSDMQIELVNDGPVTIIIDSKDRLASRK, via the coding sequence ATGAAGTTAGTCATACAACGTGTAACAAAAGCCTCTGTGATTATAAATAAGCAGGTTCATAATTCTATCAATTCAGGTTTGCTTGTTTTATGTGGTATTCAGGCAGATGATGATAATAATGATATAGATTATTTAGTAAATAAACTAACCAATTTAAGAATTTTTTCTGATAATAATAACGATTTTAATAATTCTATTTTAGATATTAATGGGGAGATTTTACTAATCAGCCAATTTACTTTAATGGCCAATACTAGAAAAGGGAGAAGACCATCCTGGGATATGGCAGCGAATTCTGATATAGCCAAACCTATTTATGATTTGCTTTTGGATAATTTATTAAACCAAGGGGTTATTGTTAAGGATGGTGTTTTTGGTAGTGATATGCAAATAGAACTTGTTAATGATGGGCCAGTCACAATAATTATAGATAGTAAAGACAGGTTGGCTTCGAGAAAATAA
- a CDS encoding HIT domain-containing protein, whose protein sequence is MAESIFQKIARGETDTEILFQDDRCFVIRDLNPVAPVHLLIIPFWKCTSLAYIGPGQEPLIGHLLAVAEEMARREGVALSGYRLVVNQGPDSGQEIDHLHVHLIGGTKLSNIG, encoded by the coding sequence ATGGCAGAAAGTATATTTCAAAAAATTGCTCGCGGAGAAACGGATACAGAGATATTGTTTCAGGATGATAGGTGTTTTGTTATTAGAGATCTAAATCCAGTTGCGCCTGTCCATCTATTAATAATTCCTTTCTGGAAATGTACGTCTTTGGCATATATTGGACCAGGTCAAGAACCTCTAATAGGACATTTGCTTGCGGTTGCTGAGGAAATGGCAAGACGCGAGGGCGTTGCTTTGAGTGGATATAGGCTTGTCGTTAATCAAGGTCCTGATTCAGGCCAAGAAATAGATCATTTACATGTACATTTAATTGGTGGTACTAAGTTGTCTAATATTGGTTAA